From the Streptomyces nigrescens genome, one window contains:
- a CDS encoding transglycosylase SLT domain-containing protein, translating into MPNFTLPRPARLTRTHKVSAALVATAGCAAALVATAAPSGAETTAAHAPAAVKPVSANGLPMTAKDRADDGKQARAVASSVAAGLKGTAAEKQNHAAEQTANRSVERKALVAPKAAPKAPKAPKAPKATPKRYANNLDGWIRESLDIMKAKGIPGSYEGLHRNIMRESSGNPNAVNNWDINAINGVPSKGLLQVIQPTFDAYHVAGTPHKLTDPIANITAAANYAADRYGSIDNVDSAY; encoded by the coding sequence ATGCCCAACTTCACCCTGCCCCGCCCCGCCCGCCTCACCCGCACGCACAAGGTCTCCGCAGCCCTGGTGGCCACCGCTGGCTGCGCCGCCGCCCTGGTGGCCACCGCGGCGCCGAGCGGCGCCGAGACCACCGCCGCCCACGCGCCGGCCGCGGTCAAGCCGGTCAGCGCCAACGGCCTGCCGATGACCGCGAAGGACCGGGCCGACGACGGCAAGCAGGCCCGTGCGGTCGCCTCGTCCGTCGCCGCCGGCCTCAAGGGGACCGCTGCCGAGAAGCAGAACCACGCGGCCGAGCAGACCGCCAACCGCTCCGTCGAGCGCAAGGCCCTCGTCGCGCCGAAGGCCGCCCCCAAGGCCCCCAAGGCGCCCAAGGCGCCCAAGGCCACCCCCAAGCGCTACGCGAACAACCTTGACGGCTGGATCCGTGAGTCGCTCGACATCATGAAGGCCAAGGGCATACCGGGCTCCTACGAGGGCCTGCACCGCAACATCATGCGGGAGTCCAGCGGCAACCCCAACGCCGTCAACAACTGGGACATCAACGCCATCAACGGCGTGCCCTCCAAGGGCCTGCTCCAGGTGATCCAGCCGACCTTCGACGCCTACCACGTCGCCGGCACCCCCCATAAGCTGACCGACCCGATCGCCAACATCACCGCCGCGGCCAACTACGCGGCCGACCGTTACGGCTCGATCGACAACGTCGACTCGGCCTACTGA